Below is a window of Gossypium hirsutum isolate 1008001.06 chromosome A12, Gossypium_hirsutum_v2.1, whole genome shotgun sequence DNA.
GGAAAATGATTTGAATGTGCGCTCTAGTGATGCTACAAACTTGTCTGAACATTCTGAGGATGTATTTGAATGTAGAAAGGGTGAAGATATAGAACAATATGGAAGAAGAATATATGATCATGTATTTGGTCATAACATAGAAGTGGCATTGTCTAATGAAGAAACTTGGAAAAACCGTAACAGACCGCGGCCTATATATAGTAAGGATGTCTTTCCTGACAAACTAACTAAGGAGAATGGAAAAACAGAAAAAGGTAGTGCAACAGATGATGTCTCTGCCATGGCATCTCTGGGCTTGAAGAATCCTCAAGATATATGGAGCCTTGCCGAGAATTCAAGAGTTTTCTACGAGTCTTTGAGATTATTTTTCTTGAAGAGACAAAAGGTCAATGTTAATCTGTTGCTTTTGAAAACTTGATTGGTTGTTAGTTCTGACCAAGGTATACTGATTTATTTTACCATTTGACAGGAAATCGGGAACCTGACTTTTGATAAGGATGATCAATTGGCTGTGGAATTTGTTACTGCTGCTGCAAATATTAGGGCTTCTTCTTTTGGGATTCCTTTACATAGTCTTTTTGAAGCTAAAGGAATAGCCGGTAATATTGTGCATGCTGTGGCAACGACAAATGCTATCATAGCTGGATTAATCGTGATTGAAgcaattaaagttttaaaaaaggaTAGCAACAGTTACAGGTTTAGTTCAGTTTCTTAATTCTTCAttgaatttgttttctttttgagttttttaggCATTTAAATATGAAGTAGCTATCTAGTTCAGTTCATCTCAAGTATTGAGCACAGGTTTTCCTGTTCGTTTTAGTTTGATGTAATCTATAGCAGTCTTGTTATTGTCAGGAATTATAGTTCTTATCCCATGCTTCCTAATGCAAATTtctttttatgataattatgtgGTCTTAACCTGATTTGGATGCCAATGTAGGATGACATATTGTCTGGAACATCCTTCAAAAAAGTTGCTTCTAATGCCTGTAGAACCCTATGAACCTAACAAGTCTTGCTATGTTTGTTCAGAGGTATATCTAAAATACGTATCTGAATGATTTCATTTTTTATGTTTGAAATCTTACTTGCTCACGGTTAATATCTTATAAACAGACACCACTGTCGCTTGAGGTTAACACTCATCATTCTAAGTTGAGGGATTTTGTTGAAAAGATTGTTAAAGCCAAACTTGGCATGAATTTTCCAGTAATTATGTCGGGAGCaagtattatttatgaaattggtGAAGATCTTGAAGAGGATATGGTAGCAATTTATGCTGCGAACCTTGAGAGAGTAAAATTCTTCTTCCCTTGCTCCAAAAACATAACAACTATTAGTAtgaatttgttttcctttttgcaAAACGTGGGTCTGGAAAGTACAGGAATTTTTCTTTTGCACTTTAGCTCTCTGAATTATTTCACTTAACAGGCCTTATCAGAGCTGCCTTCTCCAGTTATTAGTGGGACTGTACTTACCATAGAGGATCTACAACAGGAGTTCTCATGCAGGATCAATATCAAGCATAGGTTTGTCTTATTGTTGATAACCTTAacgtaaaaaattaaaatcctttttctattatttttgtgGAAGCCTTTTTAAGAATATGTGTTGAATGTTGGACTGGCttcatcaaattaatttttcatttgttgCCTGTGTTCTTCTTTGGTATTACTTGTGTGCATAATTGTTACATCTTCTCCTGGCATTTGTACCATACTCATggctaaaacatgaaaattatttgTCTAACTTATTTAGCTAAACCAAAATCCTTTTTAGTCTAATTACATGATTAGGCTGggcatcttattattattattcaattatgaAGGGTAAGGGCTGATCCCAAAGTTGTGATTTGATATAGACTTCATTTCTGAATGCCTCTTCTAGTTTTCTTTTTGTGATTGCAATACGGTTGGCTTGGAAATGCCTAAATGATGCTTTTAATGTCTATTGAAGTTGCATCTATTGTTTTCCTGAGTTTGGGACATTTGTCCTCAAATCTGAAGaccaatttttctttaaaaagataCTCTTCATGCTCACAGGGAAGAATTTGATGAGGAGAGGGAACCTGATGGAATGCTTCTCTCTGGATGGGTTGAAGCTCCTGTGGATAAGAACAATAATAACTCTATTGGGAATGGTGAAAGTACATCCAGTGCTTTGTCAATGGAGGAGATTCAGGAGGGTGAGAAGGATGTTGAAATTCAGGAAACTTCTGAGTCGGCTGAAAATGTTACTGGGAAGAAAAGAAAACTGTCTGAGGTTTCCAAAGGCACTATTCCAGATCATTCAGGTCTTCCTGATGAAAGTAGTAGAAATCAAAACCAACTTGAAAAGCCTGATGTTGATGATGAGGATGATGAACTCATCATATCTAATGATTGGGAATCACTCACCAAAAAGAAAAGGTTGTAATAGGTTTTTACTTCATGTTGATTGTGGACAGCACATCTTACCTCTGATTTTGTATGGTTAGGTTAAATGGTAATTCTTTTGGAGGCCATAATTGTTACATTAGGACCAAATCGATAGTATTTTGCTTGGTTTGATGTTACGAATTGTTATGTCCATTCCCTTTTTGTTGGTTTACAAGCGTAGCAACAATATGTATTTGTCGTAGTTTTAGATTAACCAAGGGTTGTAACATTGGTATCCAGGTTTCTTTGAACATCAATGTGAAACTGCTTACTCTGATTATTAGAAACAATGCTCTCTGGACTATGAACTAACCTCTTTCACAGTTTTGCAATGCAAGCTCTTAGATGGATTCTTTGATAAACAGCAAAAAGCAATACCTATCATTAGTTGAATCATGCTTCAGGGATGACACCATTCAATTTTCGGCCTGAAGCAATGGATTTAGCAGGCAGGAAAGCATGCCCGATTGTGTCCTAGAAGAAAGGTACATCTTAATTCTTACCATCACAAAGTTTTCGTTATCAAATCTGCTAGTGCATATCCAACACTCTTGAATTTTATTAGTTAACTTTAACAACTGTACACAATCAGATAGCAGATGGTATCTCTGATTATATTGCCAGACCAATGCAAGGTGAAGGTGAAGCTCAGTTGCAGTACATAAAGCTCCATCTCTATATAGATAAGGTGTAAAAAGCTGCATCTCTTTGATCTTCAATTTTGAATATTTCATCCTTAGCATCGTGATGCTCTTGAGATCCTCAATGCCACTAACATCTGCAGTGCATGCAAATAGTCTAGCTTTGCCGAAGTAATACCTTGACAACCTTCtcctgaaaagaaaaaaatattatctaaTGAGTGAACATTGAATCATCAGACATTTATCTGCATTTTTTTCCCTTCTAAAGGATGAAATAACATGATTATCCAGAAACGCATCAACCCTCAAAGCTTCCATGTTAAAAGCTGTCATTTCAGTTTGATTCTCTGTTATCtgatgtgaaaaaaaaaaaaaaaacagttattGAGACGTAAGTTATAATGCTAACTGCTGGAATTTCTACAATTATGAGTTGTTTtgcatttttctttttggtttaggAAAAAGATGGATGCAAGTTGATGTCCACATCGTTACCTAAAATCCCTTCGTTCAAAAGGTTAAAGGCATCTCATaccttttcatttatttaatttttctactcCCTATTGCCCACTTGTTCTTTTATACTGCCTAATAATTTTGATTGTTTAGTGGTGGTGGAGAGTTCAGATTACCCATGCCATTGTTGTTTATAATAATGGTGTGCTGATGGCAAAGAATGAATACGTAATGCAATTTGTTTGTCTCAAATGCCTGGTGTTGGAACCTATTTGTGTGGCTCACAagtcaaaacttttttttttttaaatgaaggaTATAATTTTTGCAAAATGACTTGGATAAAGGTGAAGGTAGGAGATGAAATCTATGTTGGATTCCCGCACCCCCTTGGTTAATGAAGGGCTTTAGTGTGAGATACGTGAAGAGGGTTGCATATTTAAGTttcaaattgtaaatatattGAATGGCGACTTAGTGGAATTCCTAGATTAAACTTTGGGTTCAATTTGGATCCCTAATATATATCTAGATTCCTAATTCCGACTTTATATGCATTTGATGAGGAACTTATTCCCATGTTAAAGGTCTCATCAGATAAGGTTCCCATTACCTGAAATAGAACCCACAATTTTTTTAGCCATACTTTTAACCTTCCATATATCCTATTTTAATCACAAAGCTAGAACTTGAAAGTGATTCCtgcatcatcattattattattagccAGTACTACTGATCACGCCGTAGGTATCTTCGAGTCTCGATTATGAAGGAAATAGAGGTGAGGTAGAGCGAGTCCACATTTTTATGAGAGAAATGCAATGGCTGCCATCCAATTAATCAACTGCTTTACCTACCATGAAATTGTTCAAACATTGTGGTTCTGGAGTGGTCATTAATGGCTTTAACTTCAGCTGAACCCTTAATAGCTTTTGGGTAAATTGCTGCCACAACGCAATGTAACGGTTGTGTCGTAATGAAAAATAACACTATCAAACTGCAATATCAGCACAATACTCGTGTGTAATTGCAACCCGTTACGTGTCGCCGTAACACTTCATAAATTGTGGTGCAAAACCACAACAGCCCGCAGCTGGAGCATTACGACACATTCCAACATTGAGTATGACAAAACATACCAGGAAGGGCTGACAACTTGATCCAAATAACCATGAGTTACTTCATGGTGTTAGAAGGCAGCTTTGTGTTTTTGATATTTGTTTTTCTGTTATTGTTTCGACTTTCAACAGCAGTGGCTTATATGAGTATTTGTCTCAATCTTATTCCAAAAATGTAGAACAAATGTCtggaaatttattttatgttggGTTTTAGATATTAATTTTCCATAGTGCAGTTGTTTCTTCCAATTTTTTCCTCAATGCATTTACAGTGTCAAGTGGCATAACTTTTttcaatatcgatgcctttgTGAATCTAAACTTTTAACATCATTACTTGATAAATCTTTGTTGAAATAGCACAATTTCACATCTAAAAAATATAAGATTGCGAAGGGAGTGTACTATTATAAATAGGAATTGTTTTTTCACCTTTGAATCGTTTACCTTTTTCTTCATAAGGTAATTTCTctcttatttataatttttcacttCTATCTTTTGTAGTGaaatatacttgtaatttttggtgtttttatttgttttatttatctttcaatattttttagGGTATAGTTGTAGTTAcatattgtgctattaaattatattgtaataAGATTCTATCTAAGATGTTAGGTTTTAAGTGGGACCATTTGTGACTCTTCTAATCTCTTCTAGAAATTAAACTTAATGTGATTTTCTAGTAAAGTAATTTACCCTCTTTTATCTTAATCGCACAACAATCCCTTCTGTATAATTTAGCGCTTTTAGATTGATTTGTAtattttcattttgaaaaaaaataaaatgttgtaaATCATAAAAGTATTCTATTTATATccttatcatattattattattttttgttatataaGATATTTCTTAAATTTAATGTAAGGAAATTCCACAAATTATATGTTTAAGGAAACTAGAGAAGGCATTAGAAATGTTGTACTAAAGATAGTGCTTAACTTGAGTAATCAAATTTTAGCAATTAATCATGCATGAATTTATACACTCAACTTAAAGAAACTTATGAATTATCATATTTTCATGtaataactaatttatttatcttcaattgtTGTTGTATTGAGATAAAGTGTATTTTTTTGACACCTCATTTGCTCAAAGTTGCAATTTCAAAGATTAATCttagtaaaaagaaatttaatatttataattgtgtAGATGATGAAGATATGTTTATAGATACTTTAAGAATCatatcttattatttattttatatgtagcTGAATGGCGAATTCATTATGGAAATTATGCACCTTAACTTCAGCATATTGCAATTAGTATTTTGAGTCAAACATTTTCACGTTGTGAGTATAGTTAAAGTATATTTAGTTTGATTCATACAAAGAAGAGACATAGGCTACAACACAAAAAgcttcaaaaattaatttatgttcATTATAATATGAAGTTGAAGCTTATACGCATGAAAAGAAAAAAGTGCAAAAGAGTTAGAGATGGGTTTAATTCGataaatttcaataatatttttgaaGAGGAGGATCCCTTAAATGCATGGTTGAAACAATAAAGGAAGCTACGATTGATAGTGAAGATAATTGTTTATGTTTGTAAGAGTTACTCAATGAAATGGATAATAAAAATCTTGATGAAGAAACTTACGTAAACATGGATGAAATAAACCATACTTCATCTAATGAAGAAAGTGATAAGTTGCTGATCTAGTGCTGCTTATCAACATAGCTATTCTATCCATTCTCACGGAAACTAAGGTATGAGTAGATGTCCTTATGATGTTAATCCAAATttgtttgaaataaatatttctactagTTCACAAAATAGAAGAGGTAGGGATGATAGAACTCATGGCAAGATATGAGAATACTTACATGATTCATTTATAGGTTCCtttataaatgaaaataaatttaataagttATTATCtcgaatttttcattttttctcgcAAATACATTTTATCTACCTTACTTTGGATAAAATCCAagttataaattatttacttATCATTTATCACATTACATGCATCCTACCAAAGAAACATCTTATAGTTCTATCCCTCCACATTTTGAATGTAATGTGACTCCTCCATCCCTTTTAAGAGatacaataataaattttacttttatttttttgcatgGAATGAAAAGTAATTAAAATCAAGAGAGTGGTAAA
It encodes the following:
- the LOC107928092 gene encoding SUMO-activating enzyme subunit 2; amino-acid sequence: MSSEEQLSAIKGAKVLMVGAGGIGCELLKTLALSGFQDIHIIDMDTIEVSNLNRQFLFRQSHVGQSKAKVARDVVLRFRPNISITPYHANVKESRFNVDFYKEFDVVLNGLDNLDARRHVNRLCLAADVPLVESGTTGFLGQVTVHLKGKTECYECQPKPAPKTYPVCTITSTPSKFVHCIVWAKDLLFAKLFGDKNLENDLNVRSSDATNLSEHSEDVFECRKGEDIEQYGRRIYDHVFGHNIEVALSNEETWKNRNRPRPIYSKDVFPDKLTKENGKTEKGSATDDVSAMASLGLKNPQDIWSLAENSRVFYESLRLFFLKRQKEIGNLTFDKDDQLAVEFVTAAANIRASSFGIPLHSLFEAKGIAGNIVHAVATTNAIIAGLIVIEAIKVLKKDSNSYRMTYCLEHPSKKLLLMPVEPYEPNKSCYVCSETPLSLEVNTHHSKLRDFVEKIVKAKLGMNFPVIMSGASIIYEIGEDLEEDMVAIYAANLERALSELPSPVISGTVLTIEDLQQEFSCRINIKHREEFDEEREPDGMLLSGWVEAPVDKNNNNSIGNGESTSSALSMEEIQEGEKDVEIQETSESAENVTGKKRKLSEVSKGTIPDHSGLPDESSRNQNQLEKPDVDDEDDELIISNDWESLTKKKRL